A segment of the Corylus avellana chromosome ca2, CavTom2PMs-1.0 genome:
TGCAGATAAACTCTTTACACCTGAAAAACAACTTTCTTGGGATAAGAGAATGGAAATCGCTTGCAACATAGCGAGAGGACTCATTTATCTCCATGAAGAGTGTGAGCCACAAATCATTCATTGTGACATAAAACCTCAGAACATACTCATAGATGAAGATGGATGCGCAAAAATCTCTGACTTCGGATTGGCAAAGTTGCTAAATGTTGCACAAACCAGAACTTTCACCGAAATTAGAGGAACACAGGGATATATTGCCCCAGAGTGGCGTCAACAACTGCCCGTGACAGACAAAGTAGATGTGTATAGCTTCGGAATTGTGCTGCTGGAGATTATATCATGTCGAAAGAGTATGGACTCTAATCTTCCAGAGGAAGAAGCTAATCTTAAAGAGTGGGCAAACCATTGTTTTAACAGTGGTGAGCTAGGTAAACTAGTGAATAATGAAGAGGTTGACAAGAGAGAATTGGAGAAAATGGTTAAAATAGGACTTTGGTGTACTTCGGATGAGTTTCCACTCCGCCCTTCAATGAAGAAGGTTCTACATATGTTGGAAGGGATTGTAAATATTCCAGTCTCTGCAAGTCCGGCTTCTTCCCTAATTAGCTTCTGAAATGTGTTTTATATTCTAGTGACATGtcctaattaaaatttttcttttgagtgTACTTATCTAGCTTGTATCAATTATgtgagtttttcttttgtgtggcATTTTGAAATGCATTTGTGTGCAATAAAGAATTTTCTTATCAAGTTgtctatttaaacaaaaaggaaTAACATATAATTCTTGCCATCTTGAATAATGAAATCCATGAGAGCTTAAAATACTATTAACACACAGAGAAACATAAAGGGAAACAATAGAAGCAGAGCATATAATAAGTGGTTAAAGATGTAGCAGCGGTTGACTTGACAACCtcaagaagagaagaaaagttgATGATGAGACAAGTGCCGTCGCCTTGTCTAAACGGTCCGCCGCTCTGCTCTGTCAAAGCAGTGCTTAGCTTCTGAAGTCCATCATACCATACCTCtactaaaatttcaaaaaagtgGAGAAGGATCATTTCCCTTGAAGAAAACTACTGATTCCTCATCACCCTTTGCATTTTATATCACCCATTTTCAGTGTAAAGAGAAAACTGTGAGAGATAAgagaagaaacagagagagagagagagggcctCCATGGAGAGCTAGACTGCCAACATTTTGCTCTGttcctttgttttttagtttaagCTAAATAGACTTTGAAAGGCTTTCTTGCAGGAAGGGTGAGACAAACCAACTATATGGCAAAGAAAACATGGGATTTTCAGTGCCTTCTCTTCATTGGTGGATGCTATCTGGGTATGCTCTATTTCTTGTTTATAAGTtacctttttttcttgaatttttttctttttgaaaatttgggtaTCCGGGGTTTCATGCCGACTAGTTAACATCATGCAAAGCGCTCCTACCTTGCGAATCGGataaagtttaagtttttactACTGGTGTGACTCTAAAAAATTGGTTTCACTAATAAAAAGTTGAACTTTAAACCTGATTACTTCATGAAACACTGGACCACGTGAATATGTTCTTATTTATGGGGCTTGGTTTGTTAGGTTTATCTGAATGTGTGGTGGCTACTCATTTTCTATGTATTTTCTCCAATGTTATTCACTTATATATTCTAATGTTGTTGTGAAATTCCTGGCACTTGCAGGCCAAAAtactgtttgtttgtttgtttgtaccCCTACAATACCTGtctttttgatttcttttagacggaatataaaattattttcttattgatATCTCAGGGAGGCAAACATTCTGCaatgcatatttatttattttttaatttgtagtaAAACAGTGGATAAATTAACACTTTCATTTAGCTCTCTAAAGCTTCTTCTTGTCTTCATCTAATCATCTTTCTAACATTCTTATATTACTGAAGTTAACACCAGGCCTACCAAAATGAATATTCTGATGGCAATTGTTACTTTTCGCTGTCCATTTGGACCGCTCGGATTGGTCCAATGGTTAACAaattggatttggcttaggtgctttAAAaaactgtagttttttttttttttttttttttttttatgagaaaaagagagtgaaaataaATCTCAACGGTCAAAAAAGTTACAACATATGTGCTTTAGTTTTTTTACGGTACTTAAGCCAGATTTCAGTAAAAATTTTGGAATTACTAACAAGCTCAAGATTTACAGCACCTCAAGATTACAACATATTACTAACTAGGTCAAGtaaaaatttctaatttttttttttttttagtattctgGGATTCTGACAAGGGAGGTTGCATGTGTTGGACATGTTGGTGGAACTCACCTTTTATCAAGGAGCATGGACCCTCCTGAGATtgaataattttcattttctttgtaatctcttttcttatttatggcaatgttatttatttattgcttaCTTAAGACCACAATGCAAGTATGCAACCCAGAAAGGAGCATTACTTGTTACCAAATGGAAGACATGCACCAAGACAATtaagttttgtttgtttagaatgaaatagaaaaaaggatgctttagaatataaaatgaaaaggtGGTGGGTTTCATATACACACTTTACTTCCTGAGTGCACCTTTTAGTGGATGCTACTCCAGCCCCAAATCCATGTTTTCATTATTAAAGATGTTCCCAAGGACGGTTATAGCAGTTGAAAAGCTTGACGTGGCAGGACTTCAAAGTGATGGGCCATGGGTCTTTctgtcttttttcctttttgtatgcTGAAAGGCTTGATTAAATGTTATTCACAACTctttttgagagattttcttttttaatttcttgactTGCttggaaaaattatttcaatgtATTTGTAGCTTTTCGTGAATACCAGTGATAATTagttcccaaaaagaaaaagaaatagaaaaatctCTTCATGAAATTGGATGGCTGCTGGCCATGGATCAAATTTTACTCCTCACTTACACCAGATCATCAATGAGTGGTAAGTCTATGCAAAAGTTGATGCATAAGAAGGTCAATGAGAATTTGcttcttaattattataaattattatgcCCCACTGGTGCTATATGCACATAAAAGAGTACCTTAATAAGATCTAAGGTAGAACTTGAATCAAACAAGTGAACAATGTGAAGTTGAGCTCCTTCTGCAGGGCCACCCGTCCTTGTTTTCTTTGTCAGAGTTACAAGCTCCCTAATAGCTGCCTCCTCcctcctttcccttggaaaagcatttggcgcaccaaggctcctttGAAAGTGGCCTTTTTCGCTTGGACAGTCGCGCTTGGAAAGATTCTTACTTTGGacaatgttcggaagagaggtattgtggtGATAAATCGTTGTTCCATGTGTGAATTAGATGGGGAGTCTGTTGACCACCTCTTTCTACACTATGGGGTGGCACGCACCTTATGGAATGCCATTTTTATTCGGTTTGGCTTGTGTTGGGTTATCCGGGTAACGTAAGAAAATGTTTGATTCTTGGTGGACGGGTGGTAAAACTAGCAACGCcgttgtgtggaaaatggtcCTCTCTGCCgcatgtggtgcatttggaacgAGAGAAATGCAAGAAGTTTTGAAGACTTGGCTAGGAATTTAGAGGACCTTATacattttttcttgtacaccctcTTCACTTAGACTGCTGGTTGGCTTGCGCCTATAGTGATCAGctccaagatttttttttttatgttttcttcttcttagttgctctcttgtatactcccggtgtactagggttgcgcccctctacgcctttgatatatatatctttatttatcaaaaaaaatagcTGCCTCCTCcctaatttgaaataaaaaagaatatcgCAAATCATATAAAATGGCATTCATAGAATCAAGCCAAATACAGAAGATTTTCTCCTGAAATGCTAGAGGAACCACTTTCTGATCACTTCTAGGGGGAAAAGACAGTTACCAACTTTTCTCAGTTTTGAAGGGCATGAAAAATTTTAGAAAGTATTTCTCCAATTTCAGAAGGTGGTCAAAACTAGAGTTCCATTGTGAAAATATGTATCTATGGTTTATATTTGTGAATCATCATGGCTAATACATATATTGTGTGTACTGGGATTTTCTAACATGATCCATGATGCCGATACTCGAGATGTATCTACCAGGTTGATGCCGAATGCATGTAAATTAAATCACAGGGGTCTGAATGGGTGATTGGCCAAACCAGTATGTACTTCAatcaaaaagtattttatttcataaaattgtTCATCTTGAGGATCAAGTATAAATCAAGCAATAGCTGAATAGCTTCCTTATCAGTTCACAAAGTCATAAGCAATATCTTACCATGACGGTGGCCTAGTCTGAAGATAGGTTGAGTAAGAACGAGGATCATGGCTACCATCTTTAAGTTCCAGGTCGCTTTCAGATTCTTGTTGAATCTCTGCATGTACAAGTAGTGGTCTTCTGTATTTTGCAAGTACAGACAGTCCCTCCTGAGGAACAAATAATTGCATATCTTATGCAAGTACACTAAAATACATAAGTATTGCAAGAGATAGAGACTCAATTTAGTAAAAGAAATCACATCATCCAACCCCTGAAATAATCTCTTCAAAAAGGCATTATATGCAAGCATGATTTCTATTGCAATAGAGGCAACCTAGATTACTATTCATGCAacataaatgaaattatttaattgGAAGAGATATGCACATTTGGACTAAATATCAGGAAACATACCTTAATATGACTGGCATTTGTCATAGGAAAGTCATTGATCCCCGAAGGACACATAAAAGACTacaaaaaacatagaaaacttTATCAGGTAATCCCAATGCTACACCTATCAGACAAAGAAAAGTTAGTCATGATGGTCTAGAGACTATATGCATACTAATGTTGTTATATTTCATCATATAATTACTTGTATTATCAAAATTGAATGATCATAATGGAATTAGAAACCTACATGATAGATATTACCACAATGTTTCCAATTTTAGCCGGTAGAACCATTTTTACAAGTTGGCCAAATAGAAAGTTCCTAAGATCAATAAATGGTTGGTACTATGCCCACAAAGCTATACTTCACAAGTTGGAATTGTTATAAGTTCCAGAGCACCACAGAACTAAACCCCTGAAACTTAGGCTCTGTGAATTGATGCTGGATCTTGAGTTACAGTCCTTAGCTAGAGAGCACCACATCATCTATCTTAGAATGATTAATTTAGTCGACAAACTGattaaggaaaaagagaagTGATACAATCAAACTTTAGGCATGGCAATCCCCCATGACAGCCAAACTAGCCAATATCATCCAAAAGTCATTTTTGGCAAAATTAAGAATCAGAAGAAACAAGGAATTGGAGGTACTGTTGTTccaattgggaaatattatcaACAGAGTAGTCTTAGTCGTTTCCACAGTTCTCATGTGTAAGCATGTGAAGGAGATGCCTAACATGTTATTAATTGCCATGGAAGAAAGGCAGAGATGACTGTCAAGGTTTGAAACTCAGATCACATCATTAAGGATTcatttgataaacgattttgtttcGGTTTCGGTTCGATACCgtagcaaaaattaattgatgtaaaaaaaagtaagaatgttttttttgaaaaagtgaaaaagtaagaatgtttggtatggaaaaatgaaaaaattttgttttgtagtgatttttttatttgaatagtaataaaaaatgattgatgtgacgtaaaaagtaagagaatgttggaaaaatgaaaaagtgggaTAAATAGTGTTGTGCCGAAATCATGCCAAAACCGTTaatcaaacaaaccctaaaataGAATGCAATTCTTCTCCTCTAGTTCTTGATCTAAGAAAGCATTATCCAACCTTTTGCATGtcttgaaatagagaggaaaagaaaaactgagCATAATAGTTTTGCACCTTTTTTGTGGCTCAAAACAACTGACAGTGATCTTATATATGCTAAACAGTTTTAGAGTTTTTGGGTTGTTAATGCATCAATGAAGTGAATCGATAAACTAAGAATGATCAATGACAACTGACAATACTCCTGAAATAGTTACCTTCAAACCAAGAACACCAGCATTTAGGAGACCCTCAAGAATACTTGAGTTGAATGCATTTTCAGGAACTAAACCTCCCCAGAAACCTGTTGGTGGTATAGTTAATAGACAATAGTCCAGGAATTATCATTAGGCTAAGGAATAGTTTCAGGAGCATACCAACATCAACATAAATTCTCTCCTCTGCAGCTTCAATCTATCAAGCAGAAGCATTAAAgacaatttataaattaaaaaaaaaaaaaaaccagtagTTAGTTGAAATTATCTGCAACTACTTACTACCCCATTAAAATGCATAAGttcatttttaaacaaaatgagACGGATGCATTACTACAATATAGAAAGGTCAccgaaatgattaaaaaaaaaaattaagggccaAAACAAAGTAATGCACTGCTGCTCATCTGTCCATACCTTGAGTTTCAAAGTCTCTTGAGACACAGTTGAAGGAAAATTATTTAGAGGCATGTCAACCAATGTTGTTATACCACCTGTAGAAACACAGTGATACCAAATTATTTGGGTGTGGAACAGAAGAGATCAACACACAAGAGTCAGAACTTTTGGTACTGCATGAGAATTATTTGACATTTAATagacaaagaaaaatcaaattgtgATATTAGATGTCAACAGGGCGGTTTTGGAAAGCCAGTAAATTCAGCagaaataatcaattaaaaattttttgtcCACAGGACCtttgaaacacaaatttaaaTGAGGGAGATTGCCACACCTGCAGCAGCTGCCTTAGTCCCTGAAGGAAATCTTTCCCATTCTGCTCTTCCAGGATCATCAAGATGTGCATGCCTGCCATgaacaaaatcaaaatgaatatcttatatattttgttaaaataagtTATCGTTTTATACTTAAAACCAATGCTGAAATTTGCTTTGGATTAATGACAAGAAGATACCAAAACGGCATATATCATGAATCATAGAAGTTTGTAAATCAATATGTTGTCTTTTGCAGAACACTACACAAAATTTGGCACCAGATTTATGCAACCATTTATTATGCTAAATTATATACACACCATGAAGAAATAGACCACAAGAAAGAGAGATGTTTTACACAGCTTACACGTCAATCAGGCCAGGCATGACACAAGCCTCTCCATAATCAACTATATGCCCCACCTTGGAACTGCCACGCCCATCCTCTTCTTTAACAATGGATGCAATCTTCCCTCCCCTTATTTCCACTGCCCATTTATGCATTTCATTacaaaaatacattaattaaGCTGAAAAATGATAATCATAACAATATTTGTAGAATGATTCAACATTTAGCCTTACACTAACAACAGTAAATTAGGGTCCGTTTGGTTTGCAATTTCACGatgtgtgatttaaaaataacgattttttAAAACGCAGTCAAATCGTGCACTTtaaaaatgcactcccaaaccacagcgatttggtttaaaattacactttttgctgggaaatcgcaatcccaaatgtTAAACAAGTAGATTATAACAAGGTTCTTATATTCTATAATCCACAatcctctgtttttttcttcatggGGGATCAATTAAGAAGTAAACAAACCTGCACCAGAAATGACACCTTGTGGTGTCACAATGCGCTTGCTCGTTATCCAATAACTCTGGTGAGGAAGAAGGCTGCACTCCTTGTGAGACAACTGACATTAAATGTCAAATTCAATCAGCATAGGATTCACGTGAATAATTAAAAAGTACTCAAAAATGCTCCTCTGTTTTTCTGAAGATAGTAAATGAAAAACCGCTGCTTAAATCCCAGATTACAAGTTTAcaacttttttgggttttcaattttttttttttttttgggtgaaatgGCTTTGCTTATTTGAGATTAACAAATCCCaacaccaacaaaacaaaagtcaacTCCATTTTCTCACAAGAAGCAATATAGCCAGACCTTGGAAGAGTTCTGGGCgtagaagaagaggaaaaaagaagcGAGCAGTGCCAGCAGAGGTAACACCCTCCATAGCAGCACAGAcgccatttctctctctctctctctctctctgtctcgcACACACACACAGTCTCAGAGACGAGGCGTCGACGAGGTTTTGTGAATTTCCAAAAGTCATATATTTACGTCACCCGCGGGGGACGGAGATAGTTAACGTCGATCGCCGGCCAATGACATAGCTACAGCACTGGGCATGAAGTATTTGCATACACTCTTTGGCTTCGGCTCCTCATGGCCTTGTTGGTGTTATCCGACCGTCCGGTTCTTTCAGCCACGTACTACTGGAACCTCTGATTTGCCTGTGCACATCTTTCTTTTCGGCCACCCTTACTAACGTCCTCTAATCTTTttcgttttaatttttaatatt
Coding sequences within it:
- the LOC132169503 gene encoding allantoinase-like; its protein translation is MASVLLWRVLPLLALLASFFLFFYAQNSSKLSHKECSLLPHQSYWITSKRIVTPQGVISGAVEIRGGKIASIVKEEDGRGSSKVGHIVDYGEACVMPGLIDVHAHLDDPGRAEWERFPSGTKAAAAGGITTLVDMPLNNFPSTVSQETLKLKIEAAEERIYVDVGFWGGLVPENAFNSSILEGLLNAGVLGLKSFMCPSGINDFPMTNASHIKEGLSVLAKYRRPLLVHAEIQQESESDLELKDGSHDPRSYSTYLQTRPPSWEEAAIRELVTLTKKTRTGGPAEGAQLHIVHLFDSSSTLDLIKTYHSLMIWCK